The window GGCTAAGAGATAAGAAGGCTGGCGATGGGATTGCAGGAAAATATAATTAAGGTGCTGGTAGTTGACGACTCCGCTTTCATGCGCAAAGCGTTGTCGATGATGCTTGAGTCCGATCCCCAGATCAAGGTCATAGATACCGCCAGAAACGGGATCGAGGGAATTGAGAAAGTAGAAAAACTCAAACCCGATCTCGTTACCATGGATATCGAGATGCCGCAGATGGACGGCCTGACCGCCCTGCGCAAGATCATGAGCAGCAATCCACTGCCGGTCATGATGGTCAGTTCGTTGACGACCGATGGCGCAAATGCCACTCTCAATGCGCTCGATCTGGGCGCGGTCGACTTCATACCCAAGCAGTTGTCCTACGTCTCTCTCGATATCGTCAAAATCAAAGAACAGTTGATCCAGAAGATCAAAGCTA of the Candidatus Zixiibacteriota bacterium genome contains:
- a CDS encoding response regulator, translated to MIKVLVVDDSAFMRKALSMMLESDPQIKVIDTARNGIEGIEKVEKLKPDLVTMDIEMPQMDGLTALRKIMSSNPLPVMMVSSLTTDGANATLNALDLGAVDFIPKQLSYVSLDIVKIKEQLIQKIKAIHARRRTLLARHAMARRRPAVATPTRPPQPIARSLMRKDVSIVAVGVSTGGPPALQQVIPKLPKGFPVGVLIVQHMPPNFTKSLA